A DNA window from Pogona vitticeps strain Pit_001003342236 chromosome 2, PviZW2.1, whole genome shotgun sequence contains the following coding sequences:
- the TFE3 gene encoding transcription factor E3 isoform X3, which yields MSSRVLLRQQLMRAQTQEQERREQQQAAQFPATPPAPSTPAISMSPLARPAPAQVPVEVLKVQTHLENPTKYHIQQAQRQQVKQYLSTAMGSKMATQALAGASPSAPTCSPQAASAPEPQHGLAQQQGVAGGPGSAPNSPMAMLNIGSSSEKEIDDVIDEIISLESSYNDEMLSYGGLQMPSTLPVSGNLLDVYSNQGLMEPAVTVSNSCPADLPNIKREMSENEAKAFLKERQKKDNHNLIERRRRFNINDRIKELGTLIPKSNDPEMRWNKGTILKASVDYIRKLQKEQQRSKEMELRQRKLEQANRSLQLRVQELELQVQMHGLPLTSTQGLLAQPLGGDPAPTFAESLDLPFSAEELGLGLALGSDGGALQDVLMDDGTALSPLGASDPLLSSVSPGASKGSSRRSSFSMEDDS from the exons ATGTCGTCCCGGGTGCTCCTTCGGCAGCAGCTGATGCGGGCGCAGACCCAGGAACAGGAGCGCCGGGAGCAGCAGCAGGCGGCTCAGTTCCCGGCTACACCTCCTGCACCTTCCACTCCTGCCATTTCTATGAGCCCGCTAGCTCGCCCCGCACCGGCCCAAGTCCCTGTGGAAGTACTGAAg GTTCAGACTCACCTGGAGAACCCCACCAAGTACCACATCCAGCAGGCACAGAGGCAACAGGTGAAGCAGTATCTCTCCACTGCCATGGGCAGCAAGATGGCAACACAGGCCTTAGCTGGGGCCAGCCCAAGTGCACCAACCTGCTCCCCTCAGGCTGCCTCAGCGCCTGAGCCCCAGCACGGTTTGGCTCAGCAGCAGGGAGTGGCAGGGGGCCCTGGCAGTGCCCCTAACAGTCCTATGGCTATGCTCAATATTGGTTCCAGCTCTGAGAAAGAG ATCGATGATGTCATTGATGAGATCATCAGTCTCGAATCCAGCTACAATGACGAAATGCTGAGCTACGGTGGCCTACAGATGCCCAGCACA CTTCCCGTCTCTGGAAACCTCTTGGATGTGTACAGCAACCAAGGTCTAATGGAGCCGGCTGTCACAGTCAGCAACTCCTGCCCAGCTGATCTACCCAACATCAAGAGGGAGATGTCAG AAAACGAAGCGAAAGCATTTCTGAAGGAAAGGCAGAAGAAAGACAACCATAATCTGA TTGAGCGACGGCGACGATTCAATATCAATGACCGAATCAAAGAATTGGGAACCCTCATCCCAAAGTCAAATGACCC AGAGATGCGTTGGAATAAAGGAACCATCCTGAAAGCGTCGGTGGATTATATCCGAAAGCTGCAGAAAGAGCAGCAACGATCAAAGGAGATGGAGCTCCGACAGCGCAAGTTGGAGCAAGCTAACCGCAGCCTGCAGCTGCGAGTGCAG GAGCTGGAACTCCAGGTCCAGATGCACGGGTTGCCTTTGACTTCGACGCAGGGACTGCTGGCGCAGCCTTTGGGAGGAGACCCAGCTCCCACGTTTGCAGAGTCCCTCGATTTGCCCTTCTCCGCCGAAGAACTGGGGCTGGGCCTTGCCCTGGGATCGGATGGGGGCGCCTTGCAGGACGTGCTCATGGATGATGGGACTGCTCTATCCCCACTCGGCGCCTCTGACCCACTGCTCTCCTCTGTCTCCCCCGGTGCCTCCAAGGGCAGCAGCCGCCGCTCCAGTTTCAGCATGGAAGATGATTCGTGA